A genome region from Pirellulales bacterium includes the following:
- a CDS encoding class I SAM-dependent methyltransferase, which translates to MTTQENAAEPSSEAHRLDDYRWLTSAEARPWLELATTATQSTVQLTALLRRQLSPARTHLVLEQVELRRRATAKFAAAAEMFFAPRALEQATDQFVAAYKAARFPADEPVADLCCGIGGDLLALAARGPVTGVDRDLALALLAAKNVTIPQGEHETPLHQPAAQGRAGGTTPVGVIVGDVATFDVGNIAAWHIDPDRRPQGRRTTQVELHEPGPDVIDRLRMLCPQAAVKLAPAAVVPDAWAEVAEQEWISRAGQCRQLVCWFGSLAENPGSRRATIVDRGWPVVRSIVGCADDEVPHAVALGRYIFEPDAAVLAAGLTATLANEHGLEAITPGVAYLTADRPIVDLALARFQIREVLPLDLRRLRDVLRSRNIGTLEIKKRGVECEPEQLRRQLRPAGDASATLIVLPMAGRPTVILADRLVAAGSTG; encoded by the coding sequence GTGACGACGCAAGAAAACGCTGCCGAACCATCGAGCGAAGCACACCGGCTCGACGATTATCGCTGGCTGACATCCGCCGAAGCTAGGCCCTGGCTCGAGCTAGCCACCACGGCCACACAGTCGACGGTGCAGCTCACGGCACTGTTGCGCCGGCAACTTTCGCCGGCGCGCACGCACCTGGTGCTGGAACAGGTCGAGTTGCGGCGGCGCGCGACCGCCAAATTTGCAGCCGCGGCAGAAATGTTTTTCGCACCCCGCGCACTTGAGCAGGCCACGGACCAGTTCGTGGCCGCCTACAAGGCCGCGCGGTTTCCGGCGGACGAGCCGGTCGCGGATTTGTGCTGCGGCATTGGCGGAGACCTCTTGGCGCTCGCGGCCCGCGGGCCTGTGACCGGTGTCGACCGTGATCTGGCGCTTGCGCTGCTGGCAGCGAAAAACGTCACGATTCCTCAGGGCGAGCACGAGACACCGCTCCATCAACCGGCGGCCCAGGGCAGGGCAGGGGGGACTACGCCAGTCGGAGTGATCGTTGGCGACGTGGCCACGTTCGATGTCGGTAATATCGCCGCCTGGCACATCGACCCTGATCGTCGACCGCAGGGACGCCGCACCACGCAAGTGGAATTGCACGAGCCCGGCCCGGACGTGATCGATCGCCTGCGCATGTTGTGCCCACAGGCCGCGGTGAAACTGGCGCCGGCGGCGGTTGTTCCTGACGCCTGGGCCGAAGTTGCCGAGCAAGAATGGATCAGCCGCGCTGGTCAATGCCGGCAACTCGTCTGCTGGTTCGGAAGCCTGGCAGAAAATCCTGGCTCGCGCCGTGCGACGATCGTTGATCGCGGTTGGCCGGTGGTGCGATCGATCGTCGGTTGTGCAGACGACGAAGTGCCGCATGCAGTCGCGCTCGGCCGGTATATATTCGAACCCGACGCTGCGGTGCTGGCCGCTGGTTTGACGGCAACGCTTGCCAACGAGCATGGCCTGGAAGCCATCACGCCTGGTGTGGCCTATCTCACGGCAGACCGGCCAATCGTCGACTTGGCACTGGCCCGTTTCCAGATTCGCGAGGTGTTGCCGCTCGACCTGCGACGATTGCGCGATGTATTGCGGTCGCGGAACATCGGCACGCTGGAGATCAAAAAGCGCGGCGTCGAGTGCGAGCCCGAGCAGCTGCGCCGCCAATTGCGACCGGCGGGCGATGCCTCGGCCACGCTCATCGTGCTACCGATGGCCGGCCGGCCGACAGTGATCCTGGCGGATCGCCTGGTCGCGGCCGGATCGACAGGTTGA